The Rhizoctonia solani chromosome 1, complete sequence sequence AAAAGGAGTAGTAATTACTCAGTGTAACCTTTTCCCTTCAAGTAACCAGTCAAGATGCTGTGCTTGTTGTACTCCCAGATGGGGGACAGACAACAAGAGGAATGAGGGTTGTTGTTTATGTCAATATCAATGTTGCCATCAACCATTTCCTGAGTGCCTATCAGATCCATTTGTTCTTGATCACTGGCCTGTCAAGCATTTTTGAATAAATGGGTCTCCATCTTGTCTGTTGAGATGGTGTTGCAATCTTCAGGTTTGGGAGTGTCCAGACAAATCCTAGTAGAGCACAAGCCAGCATTGGAGTTGCCCTCTGGGACAAAGAGAGCTCCCAAATATTCTCTATTGGAAGTTGATTAAGCCAACCTCTACTATTATACACAAATCAAAATACTCACACAATGTAGTCCTGCCACTCCATTTGAAGTTGCCTCAAACACCTAGGAGCAACCTTGTGTAGCTCTTTTAGCCCAGC is a genomic window containing:
- a CDS encoding LON domain serine protease; protein product: MATMQGKYKAQLAGLKELHKVAPRCLRQLQMEWQDYIVEYLGALFVPEGNSNAGLCSTRICLDTPKPEDCNTISTDKMETHLFKNA